In Bacillus cytotoxicus NVH 391-98, the following are encoded in one genomic region:
- a CDS encoding DNA-3-methyladenine glycosylase yields the protein MKAPPPFYEGDTLDVAKKLLGQKLVHIVDGVKRSGYIVEVEAYKGPDDKAAHSYGGRRTERTEIMFGAPGHAYVYLIYGMYHCFNVITAPVGIPQGVLIRALEPAEGVKEMKLARYGKMELTKTQYKNLTNGPGKLCRALNITLEERGLSLQGDKLYIELVPESQHLSSQYEIVKGPRINIDYAEEAVHYPWRFYFQNNPFISK from the coding sequence ATGAAAGCACCTCCTCCCTTTTATGAAGGTGATACATTGGACGTTGCGAAAAAATTGCTTGGACAGAAACTTGTCCATATCGTAGATGGAGTGAAACGAAGCGGATATATCGTTGAAGTAGAAGCATATAAAGGACCGGATGATAAAGCCGCACACAGTTATGGAGGGCGACGAACAGAACGAACGGAAATTATGTTTGGTGCACCAGGACATGCTTATGTATATCTTATTTACGGTATGTATCATTGTTTTAATGTAATTACCGCACCAGTTGGTATCCCCCAAGGCGTTCTCATTCGGGCATTAGAGCCAGCCGAGGGAGTAAAAGAAATGAAACTGGCACGATATGGAAAGATGGAACTGACGAAAACACAATATAAAAATTTGACGAATGGACCTGGTAAGTTATGCCGCGCGCTTAACATTACGTTAGAAGAACGTGGACTCTCTTTACAAGGAGACAAACTATATATTGAATTAGTGCCTGAATCACAGCACCTCTCTTCTCAATATGAAATAGTAAAAGGCCCGCGCATTAATATTGATTACGCAGAAGAAGCTGTCCATTACCCTTGGCGATTTTATTTTCAAAACAACCCATTTATTTCCAAATAA
- a CDS encoding Cof-type HAD-IIB family hydrolase yields MIYRLLALNIDGTLLQNNGKIPKGTREAVDFVKRKGVYVTLFTNRNFQSAHKIAKSLKLDSILVTHGGAFISATLDKPFMQKRLSEEKTFNIVQVLEHFECNIRISHERFSIGNRERNTPNLIARTVLSSADPLFYPVQFVDSLGDALRDHPVAAPKIDVIFHSQGEKERAFKTLQKAFADIEYVECDTRRLEILPSHVSKLSGLQVLGEHLGIHVNEMVAIGDSLEDLEVIEHVGLGVAMGNAPLPLKQAADWITRSNNENGVQYMIKEHFRKQFPLPFLKNHTQMPKR; encoded by the coding sequence ATGATTTATCGCTTATTGGCTCTTAATATAGATGGGACGCTATTACAGAACAATGGTAAAATCCCAAAAGGCACAAGAGAAGCCGTTGATTTTGTAAAAAGAAAAGGCGTATATGTGACATTATTTACAAATCGTAATTTTCAATCGGCTCATAAAATAGCGAAATCTTTAAAGTTAGATTCTATATTAGTTACGCATGGTGGCGCGTTTATTTCAGCAACATTAGATAAGCCATTCATGCAAAAACGACTATCTGAAGAAAAGACTTTTAATATTGTGCAAGTATTAGAACATTTTGAATGTAATATTCGGATTTCACATGAGCGCTTTTCAATTGGGAACAGGGAACGCAATACCCCAAATTTAATTGCGCGCACTGTGTTATCGAGTGCAGACCCGCTCTTTTATCCCGTTCAATTTGTCGATTCATTAGGGGATGCGCTGCGCGATCATCCTGTGGCAGCTCCTAAAATTGATGTCATCTTTCATAGCCAGGGAGAAAAGGAACGAGCGTTTAAGACATTGCAGAAAGCATTTGCAGATATAGAATATGTGGAGTGTGATACAAGAAGGTTAGAAATCCTACCGTCTCATGTATCAAAATTAAGTGGATTACAAGTATTAGGGGAGCATCTCGGTATTCATGTAAATGAAATGGTAGCGATTGGAGATAGTTTAGAAGATCTTGAAGTGATTGAACATGTAGGCCTAGGGGTAGCGATGGGAAATGCACCTCTTCCGCTCAAACAAGCAGCAGACTGGATTACGCGTTCTAATAATGAAAATGGTGTGCAGTACATGATTAAAGAGCATTTCCGTAAACAATTCCCACTTCCGTTTTTAAAAAATCATACGCAAATGCCAAAACGGTGA
- a CDS encoding collagen binding domain-containing protein encodes MNSKKWFVLFLVFVVIMSQSFMPITAKAQELNSVGFVDSIEFESTDLYYGQRTKITVKFSEKDNYDLQPGDVLTLTLPQELKGFNKKVALDDYGVCEISSGIAQCTFNEKVSTHTNIRGKFGIDIQVTNVEVDQKKEIQTNLGTLLEMKTITITGPSSGGGNGDGEEQKGPFSYKGGYIDPDNTHEVQWYLMVNYNKDTLNKDITITDSLQGGQKLKKDHFYIVVENSAEYRGLTLKDFESQGYGTIKFVNDSTFNITFNKKKASATRFSIMYNVDITEEGEKLQYLKNKYTIKYEIENHRPVSMSEVEQIENITLYGEAEGDRQEKDKEKPQVEGMGEEKETEETWETTDELKEEHPKPETAKELEEEEEEKLQDPKVEKPQVEGMGEEKETEETWETTDELKEEHPKPETAKELEEEEEEKLQDPKVEKPQVEGMGEEKETEETWETTDELKEEHPKPETAKEVEEEKLQDPKVEKPQVEGMGEEKETEETWETTDELKEEHPELETAKEVEEEKLQDPKVEKPQVEGMGEEKETEETWETTDELKEEHPEPETAKEVEEEKLQDPKVEKPQVEGVGEEKETEKTTDELKEEHPEPETAKEVEEERLQDPKVEKPQVEGMGEEKETEETWETTDELEGQPQPEETSRFGKHQVQAKSEVHGSSKGGGKQLPQTGGHMSYGGHVGGVLFVLGLLMLVVNKRKYN; translated from the coding sequence ATGAACTCAAAAAAATGGTTTGTACTATTTTTAGTCTTTGTTGTTATTATGTCACAAAGTTTCATGCCAATCACTGCAAAGGCACAAGAATTAAATTCAGTGGGATTTGTAGATAGTATCGAGTTTGAGAGCACAGATTTATATTATGGACAAAGAACGAAAATCACTGTGAAATTTAGTGAAAAAGATAATTATGATTTACAGCCTGGAGATGTATTAACATTAACCTTACCTCAAGAACTAAAAGGATTTAATAAAAAAGTCGCATTAGATGATTATGGTGTTTGTGAAATATCATCAGGCATTGCGCAGTGTACATTTAATGAAAAGGTAAGTACGCATACAAATATAAGAGGGAAATTTGGTATTGATATTCAAGTTACAAATGTAGAAGTAGATCAGAAGAAAGAAATACAAACTAACTTAGGAACACTTTTAGAAATGAAAACCATAACTATTACAGGTCCAAGTAGCGGTGGTGGTAATGGTGATGGTGAAGAGCAAAAAGGACCATTTTCTTACAAAGGAGGTTATATAGATCCAGATAATACCCATGAAGTTCAGTGGTATTTGATGGTCAATTATAATAAGGATACTTTAAATAAAGATATTACGATAACTGATAGCTTACAAGGTGGTCAAAAATTAAAGAAGGATCATTTTTATATAGTGGTTGAAAACAGTGCAGAATATAGAGGTCTTACATTAAAAGATTTTGAGAGCCAAGGATATGGAACAATAAAATTTGTGAATGATTCAACTTTCAATATTACTTTTAATAAAAAGAAAGCTAGTGCTACTAGATTTTCAATTATGTATAACGTAGATATAACTGAAGAAGGAGAGAAACTTCAATATCTAAAAAATAAGTATACTATTAAATATGAGATAGAAAATCATAGACCGGTGTCTATGTCAGAAGTTGAACAAATTGAAAATATTACACTATATGGTGAGGCTGAAGGGGATAGACAGGAAAAAGATAAAGAGAAACCACAAGTGGAAGGCATGGGTGAAGAGAAAGAAACCGAAGAGACATGGGAAACAACAGATGAATTAAAAGAAGAGCACCCAAAACCGGAAACAGCGAAAGAATTGGAAGAAGAGGAAGAAGAGAAATTACAGGATCCAAAAGTAGAGAAACCACAAGTGGAAGGCATGGGTGAAGAGAAAGAAACCGAAGAGACATGGGAAACAACAGATGAATTAAAAGAAGAGCACCCAAAACCGGAAACAGCGAAAGAATTGGAAGAAGAGGAAGAAGAGAAATTACAGGATCCAAAAGTAGAGAAACCACAAGTGGAAGGTATGGGTGAAGAGAAAGAAACCGAAGAGACATGGGAAACAACGGACGAGTTAAAAGAAGAGCACCCAAAACCGGAAACAGCGAAAGAAGTGGAAGAAGAGAAATTACAGGATCCAAAAGTAGAGAAACCACAAGTAGAAGGTATGGGTGAAGAGAAAGAAACGGAAGAAACATGGGAAACAACGGATGAGTTAAAAGAAGAGCACCCAGAGCTGGAAACAGCGAAAGAAGTGGAAGAAGAGAAATTACAGGATCCAAAAGTAGAGAAACCACAAGTAGAAGGTATGGGTGAAGAGAAAGAAACGGAAGAAACATGGGAAACAACGGACGAGTTAAAAGAAGAGCACCCAGAACCGGAAACAGCGAAAGAAGTGGAAGAAGAGAAATTACAGGATCCAAAAGTAGAGAAACCACAAGTAGAAGGCGTGGGTGAAGAGAAAGAAACTGAGAAAACAACGGATGAATTAAAAGAAGAGCACCCAGAACCGGAAACAGCGAAAGAAGTGGAAGAAGAGAGATTACAGGATCCAAAAGTAGAGAAACCACAAGTAGAAGGTATGGGTGAAGAGAAAGAAACGGAAGAAACATGGGAAACAACGGATGAATTAGAAGGGCAACCACAGCCAGAAGAAACAAGTCGGTTTGGAAAACATCAAGTACAAGCGAAATCCGAAGTACATGGATCATCAAAAGGTGGCGGAAAACAATTGCCACAGACGGGTGGTCATATGTCATATGGAGGACATGTAGGTGGAGTGTTGTTTGTGCTAGGACTACTAATGTTAGTAGTGAATAAAAGAAAATATAACTAG
- a CDS encoding coproporphyrinogen III oxidase, producing MLISIKTLQDDRFLRPLQHISGLFFEESTIGFEKEGANLIVDIQIEGNVMASACLTDVVTGNVYKQTFSKDLSSYGVEKERMKQVKHVVSYVYLSVLQQLTGIKQSWGILTGVRPTKLLHKMLQSGMSKEEAHKELRDSYLIDEEKIKLLQRIVDCQLSVIPDLYRLKEEVSIYIGIPFCPTKCAYCTFPAYAINGRQGSVDSFLGGLHYEIREIGAFLKEKGIKVTTIYYGGGTPTSITAEEMDMLYEQMYESFPNVENVREVTVEAGRPDTITPEKLEVLNKWNIDRISINPQSYHQETLKAIGRHHTVEETIEKYHLARKMGMNNINMDLIIGLPGEGLEIFQHTLAETEKLMPESLTVHTLSFKRASEMTQNKRKYKVAGREEITAMMHEAEEWTKKHNYVPYYLYRQKNILGNLENVGYAMPTQESLYNIVIMEEVQSIIGLGCGASSKFVHPKTGAITYFANPKDPKSYNDGYVKYTEDKLKILEELFC from the coding sequence TTGTTAATTTCAATTAAAACGTTACAAGATGATCGTTTTTTACGTCCGCTACAACATATTAGTGGCTTGTTTTTTGAGGAGAGTACGATAGGGTTTGAGAAAGAAGGGGCAAATCTTATTGTTGATATACAAATTGAAGGAAATGTAATGGCTTCTGCCTGTTTAACAGACGTTGTGACAGGAAATGTATATAAGCAAACATTTTCTAAAGATTTATCTTCTTATGGAGTAGAAAAAGAACGTATGAAACAAGTGAAGCATGTTGTTTCCTATGTGTATCTTTCAGTTTTACAGCAACTAACTGGAATAAAACAGAGCTGGGGAATTTTAACAGGGGTACGTCCAACAAAACTTCTTCATAAAATGCTACAAAGTGGTATGTCAAAAGAAGAGGCGCATAAAGAACTTCGTGATAGTTATTTAATTGATGAAGAAAAGATTAAATTATTGCAGCGCATCGTCGATTGTCAATTATCAGTTATTCCTGATTTATATCGCTTAAAGGAAGAAGTAAGTATTTATATCGGTATTCCGTTTTGTCCAACGAAATGTGCGTATTGTACGTTCCCGGCTTATGCGATTAACGGGCGCCAAGGCTCTGTTGATTCATTCTTAGGCGGTTTGCATTATGAAATTCGTGAAATTGGTGCGTTCTTAAAGGAAAAGGGAATTAAAGTTACGACGATTTATTACGGCGGTGGTACACCGACAAGTATTACAGCAGAAGAGATGGATATGTTGTATGAACAAATGTATGAATCCTTTCCAAATGTGGAAAATGTGCGTGAAGTAACGGTTGAGGCAGGGCGTCCAGATACCATTACACCAGAAAAACTAGAAGTATTAAATAAATGGAATATTGACCGTATTAGCATTAATCCGCAGTCGTACCATCAAGAAACGTTAAAGGCGATTGGGCGCCATCATACAGTAGAAGAGACAATTGAGAAGTATCATTTAGCACGTAAAATGGGAATGAACAATATTAATATGGACTTAATTATTGGTCTTCCAGGTGAAGGGTTAGAAATCTTTCAGCATACGTTAGCTGAAACGGAAAAGTTAATGCCAGAATCATTAACTGTGCACACACTATCATTTAAACGTGCTTCTGAAATGACGCAAAATAAGCGCAAATATAAAGTTGCTGGTCGCGAAGAAATTACTGCGATGATGCATGAAGCAGAAGAGTGGACGAAAAAACATAATTACGTACCATACTACTTATATCGTCAAAAAAATATTTTAGGCAACTTAGAGAATGTAGGGTATGCGATGCCAACGCAAGAGAGCCTCTATAATATTGTAATTATGGAAGAAGTGCAGTCTATTATTGGTCTTGGTTGCGGTGCATCAAGTAAATTTGTTCATCCGAAAACAGGAGCCATTACGTATTTTGCCAATCCGAAAGATCCAAAGTCATACAATGATGGCTATGTAAAATATACAGAAGATAAGCTAAAGATTTTAGAAGAACTATTTTGTTAA